Proteins from one Candidatus Sulfotelmatobacter sp. genomic window:
- a CDS encoding type II toxin-antitoxin system PemK/MazF family toxin, protein MKRGEIWLAALDPTVGSEIRKTRPCVIVSPPEMHEYVRTVIVAPMTTHGRPAPFRVPITFEKARGLILLDQLRALDKVRLIRRLGDLSPRTRRATLGALQAIFAD, encoded by the coding sequence GTGAAACGCGGGGAGATATGGCTCGCCGCGCTCGATCCGACGGTCGGCTCCGAGATCCGTAAGACACGGCCTTGCGTGATCGTGTCACCGCCCGAGATGCACGAGTATGTACGCACCGTCATCGTCGCACCGATGACGACGCACGGACGGCCGGCGCCGTTCCGCGTCCCAATCACGTTTGAGAAGGCGCGCGGACTCATTTTGCTCGATCAGCTTCGCGCGCTCGACAAAGTTCGGTTGATCAGACGCCTCGGCGACCTCTCGCCCCGGACGCGCCGCGCGACGCTCGGCGCCCTGCAAGCAATTTTTGCGGACTGA
- a CDS encoding nuclear transport factor 2 family protein, whose product MTTSGRFPSNRAHLEYVYAETAKGNGQPFLDALADDACWTIGGSTPWSKTYRGKAAILAELIAPLRRRLAPPLRTHARRFIADGDLVAVEGYGENVTRDGAPYANTYCWVFEFREGAVVAITEYADTELFRSALGDPLR is encoded by the coding sequence ATGACGACATCGGGACGCTTTCCGTCCAATCGCGCTCATCTCGAGTACGTCTATGCCGAGACCGCCAAGGGCAACGGCCAGCCGTTTCTCGACGCGCTCGCCGACGACGCGTGTTGGACGATCGGCGGCTCGACGCCGTGGTCGAAGACCTACCGCGGCAAGGCCGCGATCCTCGCCGAGCTGATCGCGCCGCTGCGGCGCCGGCTCGCACCGCCGCTGCGCACACACGCACGCCGCTTCATCGCCGACGGCGATCTGGTCGCCGTCGAAGGCTACGGCGAGAACGTGACGCGTGACGGTGCGCCGTACGCGAACACGTACTGCTGGGTGTTCGAGTTCCGCGAGGGCGCGGTGGTCGCGATCACCGAGTACGCGGATACGGAGCTGTTCCGCAGCGCTCTGGGCGACCCGCTACGGTGA
- a CDS encoding diacylglycerol kinase family protein yields the protein MPARRVLLAINPRARRGPAAADALRAALVARGHVVVDVPLDRPDALAQAVRARREEVDVAVVGGGDGTLLHALPPLIEAGLPVAIVPLGTFNELARTLGVPSDPEQVAALVDEGVALPLDVGRVGETYYLNEASVGLSTRVAELQTAPLKRALGLLAIPVATARALRWWRPMQLEIEDDRGHRRTVRVVQLTIANSYRFGGVVENPEASLEDGQLWLYALDVRGWWDALRIVLAVALRRFQHAPRVETLRGTRFTVRSVHGHRHRVYADSEQVARLPAEFRVVPRALTVLVPPDRVATIR from the coding sequence GTGCCGGCCCGACGCGTGCTGCTTGCGATCAATCCCCGGGCCCGGCGGGGTCCCGCTGCCGCCGACGCCTTGCGCGCGGCGCTCGTGGCGCGCGGCCACGTCGTCGTCGACGTCCCCCTCGATCGCCCCGACGCTCTCGCGCAGGCGGTGCGCGCACGGCGCGAGGAGGTCGACGTCGCGGTCGTCGGCGGCGGCGACGGAACCTTGCTGCACGCGTTGCCGCCGCTGATCGAGGCGGGGCTGCCGGTCGCGATCGTGCCGCTGGGCACGTTCAACGAGCTGGCGCGCACACTGGGCGTGCCGAGCGATCCCGAGCAGGTGGCGGCGCTGGTCGACGAGGGCGTCGCGCTGCCGCTCGACGTCGGCCGGGTCGGCGAGACGTACTATCTCAACGAAGCGTCGGTGGGGCTCTCGACCCGCGTCGCGGAGTTGCAGACCGCGCCGCTCAAACGCGCGCTCGGGCTGCTGGCGATCCCGGTCGCGACGGCGCGCGCGCTGCGCTGGTGGCGACCCATGCAGCTGGAGATCGAAGACGACCGGGGGCACCGCCGAACCGTGCGCGTCGTGCAGCTGACGATCGCCAACAGCTACCGCTTCGGCGGCGTGGTGGAGAATCCGGAGGCGAGCCTCGAAGACGGCCAACTGTGGCTGTACGCGCTCGACGTGCGAGGGTGGTGGGACGCGCTGCGGATCGTGCTGGCGGTCGCGCTGCGGCGCTTCCAGCATGCGCCGCGCGTCGAGACGCTGCGCGGCACGCGCTTCACGGTCCGGTCGGTGCACGGCCACCGGCATCGCGTCTACGCCGACAGCGAGCAGGTCGCGCGGCTGCCGGCCGAGTTTCGGGTCGTGCCGCGGGCGTTGACGGTGCTGGTGCCGCCCGACCGGGTCGCGACGATCCGGTGA
- a CDS encoding AbrB/MazE/SpoVT family DNA-binding domain-containing protein yields the protein MRASLQRLGNSHGIIIPKPILAQLGFEREVEIDVEDDALVIRKPRQHPRAGWAESSRALAESGDDALVWPEFANADDADLIW from the coding sequence ATGCGCGCCTCCCTCCAGCGACTCGGGAACTCCCACGGGATCATCATCCCAAAGCCGATCCTTGCTCAGCTCGGCTTTGAGCGTGAAGTAGAGATCGACGTGGAAGACGACGCATTGGTCATCCGCAAACCTCGTCAGCATCCGCGCGCAGGATGGGCCGAGTCGAGCCGCGCGCTCGCGGAGAGCGGCGACGACGCTCTCGTTTGGCCCGAATTCGCGAACGCCGACGACGCGGATCTGATTTGGTGA
- a CDS encoding YqeG family HAD IIIA-type phosphatase — MKSPFLPDAYAPRVTFLAPADLFARGYRGAIVDLDNTLVGYHTRTLADEDAAWVRAVAAAGIRIVVVTNNGTPWAAQVAREMGVPCVARARKPLPYGFRRALDLLALERRHVVVIGDQLFTDVLGARWAGLDVILVDPLVRRDPWNTRPLRWLERALLRKVPRV, encoded by the coding sequence GTGAAGTCGCCGTTTCTGCCCGACGCGTACGCGCCGCGGGTGACCTTCCTCGCGCCCGCCGACCTGTTCGCGCGCGGTTACCGCGGCGCGATCGTCGACCTCGACAACACGCTGGTCGGGTACCACACGCGCACGCTGGCCGACGAGGACGCGGCTTGGGTGCGCGCGGTCGCGGCGGCCGGAATCCGCATCGTCGTGGTGACCAACAACGGCACGCCGTGGGCCGCGCAGGTCGCGCGCGAGATGGGCGTTCCGTGCGTGGCACGCGCGCGCAAACCGTTGCCGTACGGCTTTCGCCGCGCGCTCGACCTGCTCGCGCTCGAGCGCCGCCACGTCGTCGTGATCGGTGACCAGCTCTTCACCGACGTGCTCGGCGCGCGCTGGGCGGGCCTCGACGTGATCCTGGTCGATCCGCTGGTGCGGCGCGATCCCTGGAACACGCGCCCGCTGCGTTGGCTCGAGCGCGCGCTGCTGCGCAAGGTACCGCGGGTGTGA
- a CDS encoding aldo/keto reductase family protein, with amino-acid sequence MRYRNLGRWGVKVSAVGLGSWLTYGGSVEEDAARACILRAYELGVRFFDTADVYARGRAEEVVGRAIRELPRDQLVLATKVFFPIGEGPNDRGLSRKHVRAQIDGSLRRLGVEYVDLYQCHRYDTGTPLEETVQMMDDLVRAGKILYWGVSEWNADQIAGAVNLARAHGWAEPVSNQPQYSALWRRVEPRVFPVCRQYGLGNVVWSPLAMGILTGKYTDAAHPPAGTRAAGNAAGMMEDYFTQPVLDAVQRLRPLADAAHCTLAQLALAWCLRTPAVSSVIVGATRPEQVDDNVAAADLDVDPELFRQMDDILAPVAPFEQYTS; translated from the coding sequence ATGCGCTATCGGAATCTGGGGCGCTGGGGCGTCAAGGTCTCGGCCGTCGGACTCGGTTCGTGGCTCACCTACGGCGGCAGCGTCGAAGAGGACGCCGCGCGGGCCTGCATCCTGCGCGCGTACGAGCTGGGCGTACGGTTCTTCGACACCGCCGACGTCTACGCGCGCGGTCGCGCCGAAGAAGTCGTCGGGCGCGCGATCCGCGAGCTGCCGCGCGATCAGCTCGTCCTGGCGACCAAGGTCTTCTTTCCGATCGGCGAGGGACCCAACGACCGCGGCCTCTCGCGCAAGCACGTGCGCGCACAGATCGACGGGTCGCTGCGGCGGCTGGGCGTCGAGTACGTCGATCTCTACCAGTGTCATCGCTACGACACCGGCACGCCGCTCGAAGAGACGGTCCAGATGATGGACGACCTGGTGCGCGCCGGCAAGATCCTGTACTGGGGCGTGAGCGAGTGGAACGCCGACCAGATCGCGGGCGCGGTCAACCTCGCGCGGGCGCACGGCTGGGCCGAACCGGTCTCGAACCAGCCGCAGTACAGCGCGCTGTGGCGCCGCGTCGAGCCGCGCGTGTTTCCGGTCTGCCGGCAGTACGGGTTGGGCAACGTCGTCTGGTCGCCGCTGGCGATGGGGATCCTGACCGGCAAGTACACCGATGCCGCGCACCCGCCGGCCGGCACGCGCGCCGCCGGCAACGCCGCCGGCATGATGGAAGACTACTTCACCCAGCCGGTGCTCGACGCGGTGCAGCGGCTGCGCCCGCTGGCCGATGCCGCCCACTGCACGCTGGCGCAGCTCGCGCTGGCATGGTGCTTGCGTACGCCGGCCGTCTCGTCGGTCATCGTCGGCGCGACGCGTCCCGAGCAGGTCGACGACAACGTCGCCGCCGCCGACCTCGACGTCGATCCCGAGCTCTTCCGGCAGATGGACGACATCCTCGCGCCCGTCGCCCCGTTCGAGCAATACACCTCGTAG
- a CDS encoding pirin family protein — protein MSVQTSSPARSLARVIPSIETLEGGGFLVRRPVPTRGIEQVDPFLLIDEMGPMEHAPGTAAGAPDHPHKGFEVITYLLEGEMEHRDSHGNHGILRPGDAQYMVGGSGLVHSEMPTEEFQRSGGRRHGFQIWVNLSRADKQLAPRYKDVTAAEIPVVRPVAGVEAHVVSGEAFGVQGPVHTVTPWSYVDARLQPGTRIDQAVPAGWTATIYVVAGVGKIGTREVRRGDYAVFADDGATIGIENADDATLQVLLLCARPIGEPMVRYGPFVMNSVDEIQQAFTDYQAGRFGAIAPVLAD, from the coding sequence ATGTCCGTACAGACGTCGTCCCCGGCGCGCTCGCTGGCCCGCGTGATCCCCTCGATCGAGACCCTCGAGGGCGGGGGCTTCCTGGTCCGCCGGCCGGTCCCGACCCGCGGGATCGAACAGGTCGACCCGTTCTTGCTGATCGACGAGATGGGACCGATGGAGCACGCGCCCGGGACGGCCGCCGGCGCGCCCGACCACCCGCACAAGGGCTTCGAGGTCATCACCTATCTGCTCGAAGGCGAGATGGAGCACCGCGACTCGCACGGCAACCACGGGATCTTGCGGCCGGGCGACGCGCAGTACATGGTCGGCGGCAGCGGCCTGGTCCACTCCGAGATGCCGACCGAGGAGTTCCAGCGCAGCGGCGGCCGGCGACACGGCTTCCAGATCTGGGTCAATCTCTCGCGCGCCGACAAGCAGCTCGCGCCGCGCTACAAGGACGTGACCGCCGCCGAGATCCCGGTGGTGCGGCCGGTCGCGGGCGTCGAGGCGCACGTCGTCAGCGGCGAGGCGTTCGGCGTACAGGGACCGGTGCACACGGTGACGCCGTGGAGCTACGTCGACGCGCGCTTGCAGCCGGGGACGCGTATCGATCAGGCGGTTCCGGCCGGCTGGACGGCGACGATCTACGTCGTCGCCGGCGTCGGCAAGATCGGGACGCGCGAGGTGCGCCGCGGCGACTACGCGGTGTTCGCCGACGACGGCGCGACGATCGGGATCGAGAACGCGGACGATGCGACGCTGCAGGTGCTGCTGCTGTGCGCGCGGCCGATCGGCGAACCGATGGTGCGCTACGGCCCGTTCGTGATGAACAGCGTCGACGAGATCCAGCAAGCCTTCACCGACTACCAAGCCGGGCGTTTCGGCGCGATCGCGCCGGTGCTGGCCGACTAG
- a CDS encoding ATP-binding cassette domain-containing protein produces the protein MVSAPPLIGLDRVTVRLDGRPVLHEISWELRSGEQWAIVGGNGAGKSTLLAVIRGDRWPERDGGRRTYALAGAPQHVGTAARQIGAVSPEQQERYARLALEISGRELIASGLRDTTYVQGALADDEATAVDALIERFGLRALAAASIRTLSFGQLRMLLVARALVREPRVLVLDEFANGLDRRARHALLDFLDQVAERTQVIASAHRAEDLPAATTNYVRLAGGRIVESGGGRPPAHHRFAHAAPFAPATTPRPAAGVPGEPLVVIRNADVYREETLVLRAVDWSIARGEHTAVYGANGSGKSTFAELVAGTLPAAYGAEIERFGARGPFDVRELRRRIAHVSDALQIAYDANPTVERAIASGFTASIGTVESPSDEQRAAVAAIVHRLGLEPLCGQRFRTLSFGERRKVLLARGLVAGPELLILDEVWSGLDAPFRAALAPLLDELAARGTTLLAISHHVGDVPALVHRTFVVDDGQVREVPVSSP, from the coding sequence ATGGTCTCCGCACCCCCGCTGATCGGGCTCGACCGCGTCACCGTTCGTCTCGATGGGCGGCCGGTGCTGCACGAGATCAGCTGGGAGCTGCGGTCGGGCGAGCAGTGGGCGATCGTCGGCGGCAACGGGGCGGGGAAGAGCACGCTGCTGGCGGTGATTCGCGGTGACCGCTGGCCCGAGCGCGACGGCGGTCGCCGCACCTACGCGCTCGCGGGCGCGCCGCAGCACGTCGGCACCGCGGCGCGGCAGATCGGCGCGGTCTCGCCCGAGCAGCAAGAACGCTACGCGCGGCTGGCGCTCGAGATCAGCGGCCGCGAGCTGATCGCCAGCGGGTTGCGCGATACGACCTACGTGCAAGGCGCGCTGGCCGACGACGAGGCGACGGCGGTCGACGCGCTGATCGAGCGGTTCGGGCTGCGCGCGCTGGCGGCCGCGTCGATCCGCACGCTCTCGTTCGGGCAGCTGCGCATGCTGCTCGTCGCGCGTGCGCTGGTGCGCGAGCCGCGCGTGCTCGTCCTGGACGAGTTCGCCAACGGCCTGGACCGGCGTGCGCGCCACGCGCTGCTCGATTTTCTCGATCAGGTCGCGGAGCGCACGCAGGTGATCGCGTCCGCGCACCGCGCCGAAGACCTCCCGGCCGCAACGACCAACTACGTGCGGTTGGCGGGTGGCCGGATCGTCGAGAGCGGCGGCGGGCGGCCGCCCGCGCACCACCGTTTCGCACACGCCGCTCCGTTCGCGCCCGCGACGACGCCGCGGCCCGCGGCCGGCGTGCCCGGCGAACCGCTGGTCGTGATCCGCAACGCCGACGTCTACCGCGAGGAGACGCTCGTGCTGCGCGCGGTCGATTGGTCGATCGCGCGCGGCGAGCACACCGCCGTCTACGGCGCCAACGGCTCGGGCAAGAGCACCTTCGCCGAGCTGGTGGCGGGAACGCTCCCGGCCGCCTACGGCGCCGAGATCGAACGCTTCGGCGCGCGCGGCCCGTTCGACGTGCGCGAGCTGCGCCGCCGCATCGCCCACGTCTCCGACGCGCTGCAGATCGCGTACGACGCGAACCCGACCGTCGAACGCGCGATCGCGTCGGGCTTCACCGCGAGCATCGGCACGGTCGAGTCGCCCAGCGACGAGCAGCGCGCGGCGGTCGCGGCGATCGTGCATCGCCTCGGCCTCGAGCCGCTGTGCGGCCAGCGCTTTCGCACGCTGTCGTTCGGCGAGCGCCGCAAGGTGCTGTTGGCGCGCGGCCTGGTCGCCGGGCCTGAGCTGCTGATCCTCGACGAGGTGTGGAGCGGGCTGGACGCGCCGTTCCGTGCCGCGCTCGCGCCGCTGCTCGACGAGCTGGCCGCGCGCGGCACGACGCTGCTCGCGATCTCGCACCACGTCGGCGACGTCCCCGCGCTGGTGCACCGCACCTTCGTCGTCGACGACGGTCAGGTCCGCGAGGTGCCGGTCAGCTCACCGTAG
- a CDS encoding helix-turn-helix domain-containing protein: MSEVAEAETSRYRRVLRAAEELFKRDGFRGVTMEAVARGAAVAKPTLYSYFKNKDELYVAVCARLTRLLRETVEHALTSDEPLDARLANAIVAKHRVVFTLVRSSPHAAELFSAKDATAAQLFADLDETLLGLLAGALRVDDALARRADTLARALYFGSAELAARSASADAMDAEVRDFVAVYLAGARALARKDALP; the protein is encoded by the coding sequence ATGAGCGAGGTGGCCGAGGCGGAGACCAGCCGCTATCGCCGGGTCCTACGGGCGGCCGAGGAGCTCTTCAAGCGCGACGGCTTCCGCGGCGTCACCATGGAAGCGGTCGCGCGCGGGGCCGCGGTCGCCAAACCCACGCTGTACAGCTACTTCAAGAACAAAGACGAACTCTACGTCGCGGTCTGCGCACGGCTGACGCGCCTCTTACGCGAGACGGTCGAACACGCACTGACCAGCGACGAGCCGCTCGACGCGCGGCTGGCGAATGCGATCGTCGCGAAACATCGCGTCGTCTTCACGCTCGTGCGCTCTTCGCCGCATGCCGCCGAGCTGTTCTCCGCCAAGGACGCGACCGCGGCGCAACTGTTCGCCGACCTCGACGAAACCCTGCTCGGGCTGCTCGCCGGCGCGCTGCGCGTCGACGACGCGCTCGCGCGACGCGCCGACACGCTCGCGCGCGCGCTCTACTTCGGCAGCGCCGAGCTGGCGGCGCGCAGCGCGAGCGCCGACGCGATGGACGCCGAGGTGCGCGACTTCGTCGCCGTCTACCTCGCCGGTGCTCGCGCGCTCGCACGAAAGGATGCTCTGCCATGA
- a CDS encoding DNA polymerase Y family protein — protein MSVVAVWIPAFRLAVAAREADLTTPLVLADKAERGRVIDCTLAAAELGVRAGMTTLQAQAVAHDARTLFADLAAEARTWAAVLEALDAASPIVEDAGLGCAFLEMHGIAGGPAAWLGAVRAALAGFDLPLRVGCGPNRFVAHAAVHAGDGAVCDGDPAAFVAPLPLGLLALDPAVAERLRLLGVTTLGELAALPHGPFVRRFGAASATWHERARGRDPEPLRPRPRALRIDRTLYGEGEASSEEQVLFALRALVGQVVDDLCAAGRRAGRLALLLECENGSSRELSVRVAQPTAVPATLFELLRARLEGVTLESPVVGLRLAAEELASGGVPLSLFAAGDPDPDAVGVVLARLDAALGEGKARRARVVDGPRIERRFVLEPFTLEPLTTRGPRAEPPPLPASAALQLRVVAPRPLAVRVLDGAPRFVGTPPHEVVEHAGPWRVQERWWGPALGSGTPLGRDEYDVCLDDGALLRIAREGGEWTLRGVYD, from the coding sequence ATGTCCGTCGTCGCCGTTTGGATCCCCGCCTTCCGTCTCGCCGTAGCCGCCCGGGAGGCCGACCTGACCACCCCGCTGGTGCTGGCCGACAAGGCCGAGCGCGGCCGGGTCATCGACTGCACCTTGGCCGCGGCCGAGCTGGGCGTGCGGGCCGGGATGACGACGCTCCAGGCCCAGGCCGTCGCCCACGACGCGCGCACCCTGTTCGCCGACCTGGCCGCCGAGGCGCGCACCTGGGCAGCGGTCCTCGAGGCGCTCGACGCCGCCTCGCCGATCGTCGAGGACGCGGGGCTGGGGTGCGCGTTCCTGGAGATGCACGGGATCGCCGGCGGTCCGGCGGCGTGGCTGGGGGCGGTGCGCGCGGCGCTGGCCGGCTTCGACTTGCCGCTGCGGGTCGGCTGCGGCCCCAACCGGTTCGTCGCCCACGCCGCCGTGCACGCCGGCGACGGTGCCGTCTGCGACGGCGATCCGGCCGCGTTCGTGGCACCGCTGCCGCTGGGGCTGCTGGCACTCGATCCGGCCGTCGCCGAGCGGCTGCGCCTGCTGGGCGTCACCACGCTGGGCGAGCTGGCCGCGCTCCCGCACGGCCCGTTCGTGCGCCGCTTCGGCGCCGCGTCGGCGACCTGGCACGAGCGCGCGCGGGGCCGCGATCCCGAGCCGCTGCGGCCGCGGCCGCGCGCGCTGCGGATCGACCGCACCCTGTACGGCGAAGGCGAGGCCAGCAGCGAGGAACAGGTGCTCTTCGCGCTGCGCGCGCTGGTCGGTCAGGTCGTCGACGACCTGTGCGCGGCCGGCCGCCGCGCCGGCCGGCTGGCGCTGCTGCTGGAATGCGAGAACGGCTCGAGCCGCGAGCTGAGCGTGCGGGTCGCGCAGCCGACGGCGGTGCCGGCCACGCTCTTCGAGCTGCTGCGCGCGCGGCTAGAAGGCGTCACGCTCGAATCGCCGGTCGTCGGACTGCGGCTGGCGGCGGAAGAGTTGGCGAGCGGCGGCGTTCCGCTCTCGTTGTTCGCGGCCGGTGATCCCGATCCGGACGCGGTCGGCGTCGTCCTGGCCCGGCTCGACGCGGCGCTCGGCGAAGGCAAAGCGCGCCGCGCGCGCGTCGTCGACGGGCCGCGCATCGAACGGCGCTTCGTGCTCGAACCGTTCACGCTCGAGCCGTTGACGACACGCGGTCCGCGCGCCGAGCCCCCGCCGCTGCCGGCCAGCGCGGCGCTGCAGCTGCGCGTGGTCGCACCACGACCGCTGGCCGTGCGCGTCCTCGACGGCGCACCGCGCTTCGTCGGTACGCCGCCGCACGAAGTGGTCGAGCACGCCGGACCGTGGCGCGTCCAAGAACGCTGGTGGGGACCGGCGCTCGGTTCGGGCACGCCGCTGGGACGCGACGAGTACGACGTCTGCCTGGACGATGGCGCGTTGCTGCGCATCGCGCGCGAAGGCGGCGAATGGACGCTGCGCGGCGTCTACGACTGA
- a CDS encoding ABC transporter permease subunit — MQRVLPGPGSLRRVRYGLTDAAVILGALVLLGVVARIGSESFVAFVPPQVVPSVSLDPHMLPGYAARSTLRMFIALAASFAFTFVYGYAAARNRYAERVLIPLLDILQSVPVLGFLSITITGFIALFRGSLLGLEAAAIFAIFTSQVWNMTFSFYQSLRTLPQDLLEATAAYGLSPWERFIRLEVPAGAIGLVWNAMMSFGGGWFFLAASEAITVLNHNYTLPGIGSYVAAAVTARDMPALGWAVLTMAITIVLIDQLFWRPLVAWTDKFRLEQSASSESPHSWVYDLLRRSRVPHALGRVTQPVGDGLSRGLAALSTVRPRVGIPRESRMADRVFDVTVLLIVLGLVVWKGSEIIGAVGVHEIGHVLFLGLATLGRVVILLVFATLVWTPIGVVIGLSPTLTRRAQPIAMFLASFPANFIFPFATLAFITLHVPINLGSIVLMALGAQWYILFNTIAGATSIPTELREMAADVGLRGWQRWRRLIIPAIFSSWVTGGITASGGAWNASIVSEVVSWGSTTLTATGLGAYIAEATTKGDWPRITLGVSIMSLYVVGINRVFWRRLYHLAETRYHL, encoded by the coding sequence GTGCAGAGGGTACTGCCCGGGCCGGGCTCGTTACGGCGCGTGCGCTATGGACTCACCGACGCGGCCGTCATCCTCGGCGCGCTGGTGCTGCTCGGCGTCGTCGCGCGCATCGGCTCGGAGTCGTTCGTCGCGTTCGTGCCGCCGCAGGTCGTGCCGTCGGTCAGCTTGGACCCGCACATGCTGCCCGGCTACGCGGCGCGCTCGACGCTGCGCATGTTCATCGCGCTGGCGGCGTCGTTCGCGTTCACCTTCGTCTACGGCTACGCCGCGGCGCGCAACCGCTATGCGGAGCGCGTGCTGATTCCGCTGCTCGACATCTTGCAGTCGGTGCCGGTGCTGGGCTTCCTCTCGATCACGATCACCGGCTTCATCGCGCTCTTCCGCGGCAGCCTGCTCGGCCTCGAAGCCGCCGCGATCTTCGCGATCTTCACCAGCCAAGTCTGGAACATGACCTTCTCGTTCTACCAGTCGCTGCGCACGCTGCCGCAGGACTTGCTGGAAGCGACGGCGGCGTACGGGCTCTCGCCGTGGGAGCGCTTCATCCGGCTCGAAGTGCCGGCCGGCGCGATCGGCCTGGTGTGGAACGCGATGATGAGCTTCGGCGGCGGCTGGTTCTTCCTGGCCGCCAGCGAAGCGATCACCGTCCTCAACCACAACTACACACTGCCGGGGATCGGATCGTACGTCGCCGCGGCGGTGACCGCGCGCGACATGCCCGCGCTGGGTTGGGCGGTGCTGACGATGGCGATCACGATCGTGCTCATCGATCAGCTGTTCTGGCGTCCGCTGGTCGCCTGGACCGACAAGTTCCGCCTCGAGCAGAGCGCGTCGTCCGAGTCGCCGCACTCCTGGGTGTACGATCTGCTGCGCCGCTCGCGCGTCCCGCACGCGCTGGGCCGCGTGACGCAACCGGTCGGTGACGGGCTCTCGCGCGGCCTCGCCGCGCTCTCGACCGTCCGCCCTCGGGTGGGGATCCCGCGCGAGTCGCGGATGGCCGATCGCGTCTTCGACGTCACGGTGCTGCTGATCGTGCTGGGGCTGGTCGTGTGGAAGGGCAGCGAGATCATCGGCGCCGTCGGCGTCCACGAGATCGGGCACGTGCTGTTCCTCGGGCTGGCGACGCTCGGGCGCGTCGTCATCTTGCTCGTGTTCGCGACACTGGTGTGGACGCCGATCGGCGTCGTCATCGGGCTCTCGCCGACGTTGACGCGGCGCGCGCAGCCGATCGCGATGTTCCTGGCGTCGTTTCCGGCCAACTTCATCTTCCCGTTCGCGACGCTGGCCTTCATCACGCTGCACGTCCCCATCAACCTGGGCAGCATCGTGCTGATGGCGCTGGGCGCGCAGTGGTATATTCTCTTCAACACGATCGCCGGTGCGACCAGTATCCCGACCGAGCTGCGCGAGATGGCGGCCGACGTCGGCTTGCGCGGCTGGCAGCGCTGGCGGCGGCTCATCATCCCGGCGATCTTCTCGTCGTGGGTGACCGGCGGCATCACCGCCAGCGGCGGCGCCTGGAACGCCAGCATCGTCTCCGAGGTCGTCTCATGGGGCTCGACGACGCTCACCGCGACCGGTCTGGGCGCGTACATCGCGGAAGCGACGACGAAGGGCGACTGGCCGCGCATCACGCTGGGCGTGAGCATCATGAGCCTCTACGTGGTCGGCATCAACCGCGTCTTCTGGCGCCGCCTCTACCACTTGGCGGAAACGAGGTATCACCTGTGA